In Polyangiaceae bacterium, a genomic segment contains:
- a CDS encoding acyl-CoA dehydrogenase family protein, which translates to MWNPYTEEHEHFRKTVRQFAEKEIAPYADEWEKAKDFPNELFKKAGDLGILGAHYPEECGGSGGDYWFSVAKAQELPKGRSAGITMALLVQTDMATPVIADLGTKEQIEEFLKPALAGDRIASIGVSEPAAGSDVAGIKTVARKDGDDYVINGQKTFITNGTRASFITLLAKTNPDAGAHGCSFFLLPTDSKGFRVGGKLEKIGNHASDTAELFFEDIRIPKRYLLGEENMGFMYLMQNFQSERLIGAVSGLAGARLAVEFSRKYGEERVAFGKPIIKREVWQHKFVDMYTKLEMADAFVNRVVDQFNHERYVQKENVSFETVKLISMAKIVAGELVAEIMDRCLQFHGGWGYVEEYQIARAWRDARLLKIGGGTSETMTYYLAKLMGL; encoded by the coding sequence ATGTGGAATCCGTATACCGAGGAGCACGAGCACTTTCGCAAGACCGTCCGCCAGTTCGCGGAGAAGGAGATCGCGCCCTACGCGGACGAATGGGAGAAGGCCAAAGACTTCCCCAACGAGCTGTTCAAGAAGGCGGGGGACCTCGGCATCCTGGGAGCGCACTACCCGGAGGAGTGCGGCGGCTCCGGGGGCGATTACTGGTTCTCCGTGGCCAAGGCTCAGGAGTTGCCGAAGGGGCGCTCGGCGGGCATCACCATGGCGCTCTTGGTGCAGACGGACATGGCCACGCCGGTCATTGCGGATCTCGGAACCAAGGAACAAATCGAGGAGTTCCTGAAGCCCGCCCTCGCGGGTGATCGCATCGCGTCCATCGGTGTCAGCGAGCCGGCGGCCGGCAGCGACGTCGCTGGCATCAAGACCGTGGCTCGCAAGGATGGCGACGACTACGTCATCAACGGCCAGAAGACGTTCATCACGAACGGCACGCGTGCGAGCTTCATCACGCTGCTGGCAAAGACGAATCCGGACGCCGGTGCCCACGGCTGCAGCTTCTTCTTGCTGCCCACGGATTCGAAGGGCTTCCGCGTGGGCGGCAAGCTGGAAAAGATCGGAAACCACGCCTCCGACACGGCGGAGCTGTTCTTCGAGGACATCCGGATCCCGAAACGCTACCTGCTGGGCGAAGAGAACATGGGGTTCATGTACCTCATGCAGAACTTCCAGTCCGAGCGGCTCATCGGCGCGGTGAGCGGCCTCGCCGGCGCGCGGCTGGCGGTGGAGTTCTCGCGCAAGTACGGGGAAGAGCGGGTCGCCTTCGGCAAGCCGATCATCAAGCGCGAGGTCTGGCAGCACAAGTTCGTGGACATGTACACGAAGCTCGAGATGGCCGACGCGTTCGTGAACCGCGTGGTGGACCAGTTCAACCACGAACGCTACGTCCAGAAGGAGAACGTCTCCTTCGAGACCGTCAAGCTCATCAGCATGGCCAAGATCGTGGCAGGAGAGCTGGTCGCCGAGATCATGGACCGCTGTCTGCAGTTCCACGGCGGCTGGGGCTACGTGGAGGAGTATCAGATCGCGCGCGCTTGGCGCGACGCTCGGTTGCTGAAGATCGGCGGCGGCACCAGCGAGACGATGACCTACTACCTGGCCAAGCTCATGGGGCTTTGA
- a CDS encoding chemotaxis protein CheW, with translation MTAPVADTTQLCTFYVGGLFFGIEVTRVQEVIRFQEMTRVPLASPVVSGLINLRGQIVTAIDLRALLQLPPRESEEPPMNVVVRTEDGAVSLLADEIGDVVDVHASDFERPPETLSASTKALIVGVYKLNRQLLLLLDTELSTRGETLRSTEGRDHGQE, from the coding sequence ATGACCGCGCCGGTCGCCGACACCACGCAGCTCTGCACGTTCTACGTGGGCGGGTTGTTCTTCGGGATCGAGGTGACACGCGTGCAGGAAGTCATCCGATTCCAGGAGATGACGCGCGTCCCGCTTGCGTCGCCGGTGGTCAGCGGTCTCATCAACTTGCGCGGCCAAATCGTGACCGCGATCGACCTCCGAGCGTTGCTGCAGCTTCCTCCTCGCGAGTCCGAGGAGCCTCCGATGAACGTGGTGGTGCGCACGGAAGACGGCGCCGTGAGTCTGCTGGCGGACGAAATCGGTGACGTCGTGGACGTGCATGCATCGGACTTCGAGCGTCCGCCCGAGACGCTGAGCGCCAGCACGAAGGCCTTGATCGTCGGGGTCTACAAGCTGAACCGGCAGCTGCTGCTGCTGCTGGATACGGAGCTCTCCACACGAGGCGAAACGCTCCGCTCCACCGAAGGAAGGGATCATGGACAAGAGTAA
- a CDS encoding tetratricopeptide repeat protein: MSDRPMHTVPGLYQKLEQIYAEGERLINEGQLQAAVEKFSEGLALDDHFRQRYVTMYAQRGFAHQRLGNVTEAVEDYSRAIEMEPPINQAQYHFHRGMCFGKMEGMEERAVEDYTRSIELYPDHPGPYHLRGKLLVDVFERYKDAIGDFDRLAELAPHPEGYQLRGFSKYMLKDYDGAAEDLAKSSELRPDPYNDYLAACVFAAAEDVPALVAAMQRTLAADKTYLDAFGQDDEFAAYQEHPEFVEVLLSHAR, from the coding sequence ATGAGCGATCGTCCGATGCACACGGTTCCGGGGCTGTATCAGAAGCTCGAGCAGATCTACGCCGAGGGCGAACGCCTCATCAACGAAGGGCAGCTGCAAGCGGCAGTGGAGAAGTTCTCCGAAGGGCTCGCCCTCGATGATCACTTCCGCCAGCGCTACGTCACCATGTACGCCCAGCGCGGCTTCGCTCATCAGCGTTTGGGCAACGTCACCGAAGCCGTCGAGGACTACAGCCGCGCCATCGAGATGGAGCCGCCCATCAATCAGGCGCAGTACCACTTCCATCGTGGCATGTGCTTCGGGAAGATGGAGGGCATGGAAGAGCGCGCCGTGGAGGACTACACGCGCTCCATAGAGCTCTATCCCGACCATCCGGGGCCCTATCACCTGCGCGGCAAGCTCTTGGTGGACGTCTTCGAGCGCTACAAGGACGCCATCGGGGACTTCGACCGCCTTGCCGAGCTCGCGCCCCATCCCGAAGGCTACCAGCTGCGCGGCTTTTCCAAGTACATGCTGAAGGACTACGACGGCGCCGCCGAGGATCTCGCGAAGAGCAGTGAGCTGCGCCCCGATCCGTACAACGACTACCTGGCAGCCTGCGTGTTCGCCGCCGCGGAAGACGTCCCCGCGCTGGTGGCCGCGATGCAGCGAACCCTGGCCGCCGACAAGACCTATCTCGACGCCTTCGGCCAAGACGACGAGTTTGCCGCCTATCAAGAGCACCCAGAGTTCGTGGAAGTGCTGCTGAGCCACGCGCGCTGA
- a CDS encoding methyl-accepting chemotaxis protein, producing the protein MAELCRMVNHLLDMTDAFVREASASLEHVANDKFHRRVVLRGMRGSFRRAAEVINHASDQMGQRSRELEAVKARQLEMADQFEQRVMTVAESVAAASTELQASASTLSANASEALRDSEASVNAAENTTLNVKAVADAADGLSESIGEISRQAQHASSVSREAVDGASRADAVVLGLANAAKQIGRVVKLISGVASQTNLLALNATIEAARAGEAGRGFSVVASEVKKLAAQTSQATEEIEQRISEIQGASTLAIESIRGISDTIGQVHGAAEAIAAAVHEQEVTSREIAGRVEQAATDTKSMAQNVSTISKSAEYTGIATSELRDASESLSRHSELLRQEVHVFLADIRGDRRRVKAP; encoded by the coding sequence ATGGCCGAGCTCTGCCGCATGGTGAACCACCTGCTCGACATGACGGACGCGTTCGTCCGCGAAGCCAGCGCCTCACTGGAGCACGTGGCAAACGACAAGTTCCATCGCCGGGTGGTGCTCCGCGGCATGCGCGGGAGCTTCCGTAGAGCGGCGGAGGTCATCAACCACGCCAGCGACCAGATGGGGCAGCGATCCCGAGAGCTGGAAGCAGTGAAGGCGCGACAGCTCGAGATGGCCGACCAGTTCGAGCAACGCGTGATGACGGTCGCGGAGTCCGTCGCGGCGGCGTCTACCGAGCTTCAGGCATCGGCCAGCACACTTTCGGCCAACGCCTCGGAAGCTCTGCGCGACTCCGAAGCCAGTGTGAACGCAGCCGAGAACACTACGTTGAACGTGAAGGCGGTCGCCGACGCCGCTGACGGCCTCAGCGAGTCGATTGGGGAAATCAGCCGCCAGGCCCAGCACGCGAGCTCCGTCTCCCGCGAGGCCGTGGACGGAGCGAGCCGCGCCGACGCCGTGGTTCTTGGCCTGGCAAACGCGGCAAAGCAGATCGGCCGCGTGGTGAAGCTGATCAGCGGGGTCGCCAGCCAGACGAACTTGCTCGCCCTCAACGCGACCATCGAGGCGGCACGCGCCGGCGAGGCGGGCCGCGGTTTTTCCGTGGTCGCCTCGGAAGTGAAGAAGCTCGCAGCGCAGACGTCACAAGCCACCGAGGAGATCGAGCAACGTATCTCCGAGATCCAGGGCGCCAGCACTCTGGCCATCGAGTCCATTCGCGGAATCAGCGACACCATTGGGCAAGTGCACGGTGCTGCCGAGGCGATCGCCGCAGCGGTGCACGAGCAAGAAGTGACCAGCCGGGAAATTGCCGGTCGTGTCGAGCAGGCTGCGACGGATACCAAGTCGATGGCTCAGAACGTCAGCACCATCTCCAAGAGCGCCGAGTACACCGGCATCGCCACCAGTGAGCTCCGCGACGCTTCCGAGAGCCTATCCCGGCATTCCGAGCTGCTGCGCCAAGAAGTTCATGTCTTCTTGGCGGACATTCGCGGGGACCGACGTCGAGTCAAAGCCCCATGA
- a CDS encoding tetratricopeptide repeat protein, with amino-acid sequence MLRPVIGAIDATLEELSLVLERRDWTGAQAALAELERIEQSLSQDYRHSARQRAMRASVVRALDLAQQGDLEMAFFVIDDATLEPDDVTDAVRQAMAQALEMDGELVLAAALYQRLALDAEMDRLLLKLRMHALALPERVSEIGVRLFEAAEPNDAAAATSLAIHLRTLARDEEAMDACRRALEVEPASEVAAGLLAELLAEHEQMAEAEDVLERALRALPESVDLWSALGELVEEGDSERALDCYDRALSIEPAERVALEGKRRVLTGLERWDELAAHLERCVEVLPDPEEELRRELRRVYREELRQPDKAEADERKDQRERQRAEREIDERIAEYAARKPAQPEETSGSPLWILVAVVAVLAALGLLAVLRDH; translated from the coding sequence ATGCTGCGCCCCGTGATCGGCGCCATCGATGCGACGTTGGAAGAGCTTTCGCTCGTCCTCGAGCGCCGTGACTGGACGGGCGCGCAGGCCGCGCTCGCGGAGCTCGAGCGCATCGAGCAGAGCCTTTCGCAGGACTATCGCCACTCCGCGCGTCAGCGCGCCATGCGGGCGTCGGTCGTCCGCGCCTTGGATCTCGCGCAGCAGGGGGATCTCGAGATGGCGTTCTTCGTGATTGACGACGCCACTCTGGAGCCGGACGACGTCACGGATGCCGTCCGCCAAGCCATGGCGCAGGCGTTGGAAATGGACGGCGAGCTGGTGCTCGCCGCGGCGCTCTACCAAAGACTGGCTTTGGACGCGGAGATGGACCGGCTGCTCTTGAAGCTCCGCATGCACGCCTTGGCGCTACCGGAGCGGGTGAGTGAGATCGGCGTCCGGCTCTTCGAAGCGGCGGAGCCAAACGACGCTGCGGCGGCCACGTCGCTGGCGATCCATCTGCGGACCTTGGCGCGGGACGAAGAGGCCATGGACGCCTGCCGCCGCGCCTTGGAAGTGGAACCGGCGTCGGAGGTGGCGGCTGGCCTGCTGGCGGAGCTTCTGGCCGAGCATGAGCAGATGGCGGAAGCCGAGGACGTGCTCGAGCGCGCTTTGAGGGCGCTCCCCGAGAGCGTGGACCTCTGGTCCGCCCTCGGCGAGCTGGTGGAGGAGGGCGACTCGGAGCGTGCGCTCGATTGCTACGACCGCGCCCTGAGCATCGAGCCCGCTGAGCGTGTCGCCCTCGAGGGGAAACGCCGCGTGCTCACGGGGCTGGAGCGCTGGGACGAGCTGGCGGCGCACCTCGAGCGCTGCGTCGAGGTGCTTCCGGACCCCGAAGAAGAGCTGCGCCGGGAGCTCCGCCGCGTGTATCGCGAGGAGCTGCGCCAGCCGGACAAGGCGGAGGCGGACGAACGAAAGGACCAACGCGAGCGGCAGCGAGCGGAGCGCGAGATCGACGAGCGGATCGCCGAATACGCCGCTCGAAAGCCGGCGCAACCCGAGGAAACGTCCGGCAGCCCGCTGTGGATCCTGGTGGCCGTGGTCGCGGTGCTCGCCGCACTGGGCCTTCTCGCCGTGCTGCGTGACCATTAA
- a CDS encoding chemotaxis protein CheW: protein MTSTFADDEVLREFLVESYENLDQLDQDFVALETDPAAKERIAGIFRTIHTIKGTSGFFGFGKLESLTHAGENLLAKLRDGEMTLTADKTSALLAMVDQVRAFLSQIESTGAEGADDCSVIISTLTALSEGSAAPAPEPPPPESVAGVEVWSVHPPAEEPEPEPEPAGAPTPPPPPAEPERVIKGPAVSDSSVRVDVGLLDKLMNLVGELVLARNQVVQFGASIEDSAFISASQRLNLITTELQEGVMKTRMQPIGNVWNKLPRVVRDLSVSCGKQVRVEMVGKETELDRTIIEAIKDPLTHIVRNAVDHGIEAADVRAAHGKPRTGTLMLRAFHEGGQVNIEISDDGGGVNAQAVRRKAIKNGLVTPERAERMTDREVAQLIFVPGFSTAEKVSNVSGRGVGMDVVKTNIEKIGGTVDLASSPNGTTIKIKIPLTLAIVPALVVTSRGHRFAIPQVSLLELVRLEGEQAREGIEFIHGTPVYRLRGNLLPIVHLDHVLGLDTEEAHGEEDVVNIVVVQAGDQTFGLTVDEVRDTEEIVVKPLGKELKSVSAFAGATIMGDGKVALILDVLGVAQSAGAASPPREKNLLEAEAGPSARAEVNGDIERLLLVRVGSGGRMAIPLSTVARLEEFPSSQVEKAGPRSVVQYRGDVLPLIEVSQAVCDEAPELGETLYVVVYSDNGRSIGLVVDEILDIVEESSAKRNAVSRHGILGTMVLQGRVTELIDAHSLITEQDPTFFERSAA, encoded by the coding sequence ATGACATCTACGTTTGCTGACGACGAGGTCCTCAGGGAGTTCCTGGTGGAGAGCTACGAGAACCTGGACCAGCTGGACCAGGACTTCGTCGCTCTCGAGACGGACCCCGCTGCCAAGGAGCGCATTGCGGGCATTTTTCGCACGATCCACACGATCAAGGGGACCTCAGGCTTCTTCGGATTCGGCAAGCTGGAATCCCTCACCCACGCCGGAGAGAACCTGCTGGCCAAGCTCCGGGACGGGGAGATGACGCTCACCGCGGACAAGACCTCCGCCCTGCTCGCAATGGTGGATCAAGTCCGTGCCTTCCTCAGTCAGATCGAAAGCACCGGCGCCGAAGGAGCGGACGACTGCAGTGTCATCATTTCGACACTGACCGCCCTTTCAGAGGGCAGCGCAGCGCCCGCGCCGGAGCCCCCTCCGCCCGAATCCGTCGCCGGGGTGGAGGTCTGGTCCGTACACCCACCTGCCGAAGAGCCCGAACCGGAGCCCGAGCCCGCGGGCGCTCCCACGCCGCCCCCTCCACCCGCGGAGCCGGAGCGCGTCATCAAGGGCCCTGCCGTGTCCGACAGCAGCGTGCGCGTGGACGTGGGCCTCTTGGACAAGCTCATGAACCTCGTCGGCGAGTTGGTGCTGGCCCGCAATCAAGTCGTGCAGTTTGGAGCGTCCATCGAAGACAGCGCATTCATCAGCGCCTCGCAGCGACTGAATCTGATCACGACCGAGCTGCAAGAAGGCGTGATGAAGACCCGCATGCAGCCCATCGGGAACGTGTGGAACAAGCTTCCACGGGTGGTGCGAGACTTGAGCGTCAGCTGCGGCAAGCAGGTGCGCGTCGAGATGGTGGGCAAGGAAACGGAGCTCGACCGCACCATCATCGAAGCGATCAAGGACCCGCTGACGCACATCGTTCGGAACGCGGTGGACCACGGCATCGAGGCAGCGGACGTGCGCGCCGCCCACGGCAAGCCGCGGACGGGCACCCTAATGCTTCGCGCGTTCCACGAGGGCGGCCAGGTCAACATCGAGATCTCGGACGACGGCGGTGGCGTCAACGCCCAGGCCGTGCGCCGCAAGGCCATCAAGAACGGCCTCGTCACGCCGGAGCGTGCCGAGCGCATGACCGATCGGGAAGTGGCGCAGCTGATCTTCGTCCCGGGATTCTCCACCGCAGAGAAGGTGTCGAACGTGTCGGGCCGGGGCGTGGGAATGGACGTCGTCAAGACCAACATCGAGAAGATCGGAGGCACGGTAGACCTCGCGAGCTCGCCGAACGGAACGACGATCAAGATCAAGATCCCGCTGACTTTGGCCATCGTTCCCGCGTTGGTAGTGACCAGCCGGGGTCACCGCTTCGCCATTCCCCAGGTAAGCCTCCTGGAGCTGGTGCGGCTGGAAGGCGAGCAGGCCCGCGAGGGCATCGAGTTCATCCACGGAACGCCCGTCTATCGCCTCCGCGGCAACCTCCTGCCCATCGTCCATCTGGACCACGTCCTCGGGTTGGATACCGAGGAGGCTCACGGAGAAGAAGACGTCGTCAACATCGTGGTGGTGCAGGCGGGAGACCAGACCTTCGGTCTCACCGTGGACGAGGTGCGAGACACGGAAGAGATCGTCGTCAAGCCGTTGGGCAAGGAGCTCAAGTCGGTGTCGGCATTTGCCGGTGCGACGATCATGGGTGACGGCAAGGTAGCGTTGATTCTGGACGTGCTCGGCGTCGCCCAGAGTGCCGGCGCCGCCTCTCCGCCACGCGAGAAGAACCTGCTCGAGGCAGAAGCCGGCCCGAGCGCGCGGGCAGAGGTGAACGGTGACATCGAGCGGCTGCTCTTGGTGCGCGTGGGAAGCGGCGGGCGGATGGCGATTCCGCTGTCTACCGTGGCGCGACTCGAGGAGTTCCCCAGCAGCCAGGTCGAGAAGGCCGGACCCCGGTCCGTGGTGCAGTACCGCGGCGACGTTCTGCCGCTGATCGAGGTTTCCCAAGCGGTGTGCGATGAAGCTCCGGAGCTCGGGGAGACGCTGTATGTCGTCGTCTACTCCGACAACGGTCGCAGCATCGGCTTGGTCGTGGACGAGATCCTCGACATCGTCGAGGAGTCCAGCGCGAAGAGAAACGCCGTCTCCCGCCACGGCATTCTCGGCACCATGGTCCTGCAAGGTCGCGTGACGGAGCTGATCGACGCGCACTCGCTCATCACGGAACAGGATCCGACCTTCTTCGAGAGGAGCGCCGCATGA
- a CDS encoding PAS domain-containing protein → MALAVVTNAVERFFGEDDIIVSKTDTNGRITYANRTFLDIAGYYEREVLGAAHSIIRHRDMPRTVFHLLWETIASGREIFAYVVNRTKDDAFYWVFAHVTPTFDANGRISGYHSNRRVPNRESVDRIRPIYAKLLEIEAGAPSKTAASTLGRQWLAEHLERERTTYDELVFSI, encoded by the coding sequence GTGGCACTGGCGGTCGTAACGAATGCAGTCGAACGGTTCTTCGGCGAAGACGACATCATCGTCTCCAAGACCGACACCAACGGTCGGATCACCTACGCCAACCGCACGTTCCTGGACATCGCGGGCTACTACGAGCGGGAGGTGCTGGGGGCAGCCCATAGCATCATCCGCCACCGGGACATGCCGCGGACGGTGTTTCATCTCCTGTGGGAGACCATCGCGAGCGGACGCGAGATCTTCGCCTACGTGGTGAACCGCACCAAGGACGACGCCTTCTACTGGGTGTTCGCCCACGTCACCCCGACCTTCGACGCGAATGGTCGCATTTCCGGCTATCACTCGAACCGTCGAGTGCCGAACCGCGAATCCGTGGACCGGATTCGACCCATCTACGCCAAATTGCTCGAGATCGAAGCCGGCGCTCCGAGCAAGACGGCAGCATCCACCCTTGGACGCCAGTGGTTGGCGGAGCATCTGGAGCGGGAGCGCACGACCTATGACGAGCTCGTATTTTCCATCTGA
- a CDS encoding DUF1801 domain-containing protein produces the protein MPDRNPRVDAYLEKAPEYARPILKKLRAAIHAADKQLTEDIKWGSPAFVKKGTVCSIVAFKKHTAVWFHKGSLLDDPDKLLRAGNTAAMRAVHFTDEKEVRAKAVTALVKNAVALDDAGVKAPKKAPRAPTELTAALGKNAKAKEAFSLLAPSHKRNFGNWIATAKRPETKQRRVQETVSMLLRGEKIGDGQRTKKTSKKARAR, from the coding sequence ATGCCGGATCGCAATCCTCGCGTGGACGCCTATCTGGAGAAGGCTCCCGAATACGCTCGACCGATCTTGAAGAAGCTGCGCGCGGCCATTCACGCCGCAGACAAGCAGTTGACGGAAGACATCAAGTGGGGTTCTCCGGCATTCGTGAAGAAGGGGACGGTGTGCTCCATCGTCGCCTTCAAGAAGCACACCGCGGTCTGGTTCCACAAGGGTTCCTTGCTCGATGATCCGGACAAGCTGCTCAGGGCCGGCAACACTGCGGCGATGCGCGCCGTGCACTTCACGGATGAAAAGGAAGTGCGAGCCAAGGCCGTCACGGCGTTGGTGAAGAACGCGGTGGCGCTGGACGACGCCGGCGTCAAGGCGCCCAAGAAGGCACCCCGTGCCCCCACGGAGCTGACGGCGGCCCTCGGCAAGAACGCCAAGGCAAAGGAAGCCTTCAGTCTACTGGCGCCGTCCCACAAGCGAAACTTCGGCAACTGGATCGCGACGGCCAAGCGCCCCGAGACGAAGCAACGCCGTGTTCAGGAGACGGTATCGATGCTGCTCCGGGGCGAAAAGATCGGTGATGGTCAGCGTACGAAGAAGACCAGCAAGAAGGCGAGGGCTCGCTGA
- a CDS encoding aminotransferase class V-fold PLP-dependent enzyme — translation MSSDEARLLATRAEFPTLEKKTHLISHSLGAMPARARKYVEQLMSEWENDSIDAWHLHWLPAVEQLGDLIAQVLGVSPGTVVINQNVSTIQSVVASCFDFSGERNKVVYSDMNFSTVDYVWQEQRRRGADVVVVKSDGIHAPMEGLLAAIDARTLIVPVSHVMFRSSGVKDVHALVKRAHEVGALVMLDTYQSAGTIPLHLEKWGVDLACGGSVKWACGGPGAAYLYVKPEIRDRLRPAQTGWFGHARPFAFEPGPVAYAEDRWRLLGGTPAIPALYTARAGWELLLEVGVEAIRKKSLRQTTMLREMVRERGFHVNTPERDEERGGTIVFDFEGAQDVSKALLGHGMLHDYRPRAGIRASPHYYTTDEELVRFVETIDTLRK, via the coding sequence ATGAGCTCCGACGAAGCACGCTTGCTCGCGACGCGGGCAGAGTTCCCCACGCTGGAAAAGAAGACGCATCTCATCAGCCACTCGCTGGGTGCCATGCCCGCGCGGGCCCGCAAGTACGTGGAGCAGCTGATGTCGGAGTGGGAGAACGACTCCATCGACGCTTGGCACCTGCACTGGCTGCCCGCCGTGGAACAGCTCGGCGACCTTATCGCGCAGGTGCTGGGAGTGTCGCCGGGCACCGTGGTGATCAATCAGAACGTATCCACCATCCAGTCGGTGGTGGCGTCGTGCTTCGACTTTTCCGGCGAGCGGAACAAGGTCGTGTACAGCGACATGAACTTCTCCACCGTGGACTACGTGTGGCAGGAGCAGCGCCGCCGAGGCGCGGACGTGGTGGTGGTGAAGAGCGATGGCATCCACGCCCCCATGGAGGGGCTGCTCGCGGCCATCGACGCGCGCACCTTGATCGTCCCCGTGAGCCACGTGATGTTCCGCTCCAGCGGCGTGAAGGACGTGCACGCACTGGTAAAGCGCGCTCACGAGGTCGGCGCGTTGGTCATGCTCGACACCTATCAGTCCGCCGGTACCATCCCGCTCCATCTCGAGAAGTGGGGCGTGGACTTGGCTTGTGGTGGCAGCGTGAAGTGGGCCTGCGGCGGGCCGGGTGCGGCTTATCTGTACGTGAAGCCGGAGATCCGCGATCGCCTGCGTCCGGCGCAGACGGGGTGGTTCGGTCACGCGCGCCCCTTCGCCTTCGAGCCGGGACCGGTGGCCTACGCGGAAGATCGCTGGCGGCTGCTGGGGGGCACACCGGCGATCCCGGCGCTGTACACCGCGCGGGCGGGCTGGGAGCTATTGCTCGAGGTCGGGGTGGAAGCCATCCGCAAGAAGTCCCTGCGTCAGACCACGATGCTCCGCGAGATGGTGCGCGAGCGCGGCTTTCACGTGAACACTCCGGAGCGGGACGAAGAGCGTGGTGGCACCATCGTGTTCGATTTCGAGGGCGCACAAGACGTGAGCAAGGCGCTCCTCGGCCACGGCATGCTGCACGACTACCGTCCACGGGCCGGCATCCGCGCCAGCCCGCACTACTACACCACGGACGAAGAGCTCGTTCGCTTCGTCGAGACGATAGACACACTTCGCAAGTGA
- a CDS encoding glutamate--cysteine ligase, with protein MSTIAPSPEDRAERLTDVAQLSEPFHAAEKPRDVWKIGSEAEKFGILAPNGEPLSYDGPHGVVRVLDALMGSHGWRADAEYPGGPLIALKRENASLTLEPGAQLELSGAPLPDIHLICAEMRGHVAELRQITSEMNLSWLAVGFHPTARQEDLPWVPKQRYAIMREYLPTKGTGALDMMRRTATVQANIDYSDEEDAMRKLRVGLVLAPLVNAMTANSPFHEGRLSGKKSVRGDVWLRMDPSRSGLIPALWDKERPRYVDYAEWVLDAGMFLFKRDGKVIANTGQTFRNFMKDGYQGHYPTMADWKLHLQTVFPEARLKNTLEFRPCDSLPTDMTCAISALYTGLMYDVQALGEAEELSRTLSFEQVSAARPALVASGLAAEIGGRPARELAERVLEIASGGLSRRGRLNAQGQDETVHLRRLVDLNQAGLSPADRLTEGLSNDDPDLRREILARTRF; from the coding sequence GGATCGGGCCGAACGGCTCACGGACGTTGCCCAGCTGTCCGAGCCCTTCCACGCGGCGGAGAAGCCACGGGACGTCTGGAAGATCGGCTCGGAGGCAGAAAAGTTCGGCATCCTCGCGCCCAACGGCGAGCCCCTGTCCTACGACGGTCCGCATGGCGTGGTCCGGGTTCTCGACGCCTTGATGGGCAGCCACGGCTGGCGCGCGGACGCCGAGTACCCGGGCGGTCCCCTCATCGCGCTGAAGCGAGAGAACGCCTCCTTGACGCTCGAGCCAGGAGCCCAGCTCGAGCTCTCCGGCGCACCTCTGCCGGACATCCACTTGATCTGCGCCGAGATGCGCGGCCACGTGGCGGAGCTCCGGCAGATCACCAGTGAGATGAACCTCTCCTGGTTGGCCGTCGGCTTTCATCCCACGGCGCGGCAAGAGGACCTGCCGTGGGTGCCCAAGCAACGCTACGCCATCATGCGGGAGTACCTGCCCACCAAGGGCACCGGTGCCCTGGACATGATGCGCCGCACCGCCACGGTGCAGGCGAACATCGATTACTCGGACGAAGAAGACGCGATGCGCAAGCTGCGCGTCGGTCTGGTTCTGGCTCCTCTCGTCAACGCAATGACGGCGAACTCGCCCTTTCATGAAGGGCGGCTCTCCGGCAAGAAGAGCGTTCGGGGCGACGTGTGGCTGCGCATGGATCCCTCCCGCTCCGGGCTGATCCCCGCGCTGTGGGACAAGGAACGCCCGCGCTACGTCGACTACGCGGAGTGGGTGCTGGACGCGGGCATGTTCCTGTTCAAGCGCGACGGAAAAGTGATCGCGAACACGGGGCAGACCTTCCGCAACTTCATGAAGGATGGCTATCAGGGCCACTACCCGACGATGGCCGACTGGAAGCTCCACCTGCAGACGGTGTTCCCGGAAGCGCGCCTCAAGAACACGTTGGAGTTTCGCCCTTGTGACTCGCTGCCCACGGACATGACCTGCGCGATCTCCGCGCTCTACACCGGCCTGATGTACGATGTGCAGGCCTTGGGGGAGGCCGAAGAGCTCAGCCGGACCCTGAGCTTCGAACAAGTGTCGGCGGCCCGCCCCGCTCTCGTCGCCTCGGGCCTCGCCGCGGAGATCGGTGGCCGGCCGGCCCGGGAGCTCGCCGAGCGCGTGCTCGAAATCGCGAGTGGCGGGCTTTCCCGCCGCGGCCGGCTGAACGCCCAGGGCCAAGACGAAACCGTGCACCTCCGTCGCCTCGTGGATCTGAATCAGGCCGGGCTGTCCCCTGCAGATCGCCTCACGGAGGGGCTGTCCAACGACGATCCGGACTTGCGACGAGAAATTCTGGCTCGCACCCGCTTCTGA